One Lycium barbarum isolate Lr01 chromosome 5, ASM1917538v2, whole genome shotgun sequence genomic window carries:
- the LOC132640409 gene encoding beta-glucosidase 12-like translates to MAIQLGSLLVAADLVFFYTFAIFFANCVASTSINRNSFPEGFMIGASSSAYQYEGAAYESGKGPSIWDTFTHKFPGKISEGTNGDVGDNFYNTYKDDVKLMKFVGMDAFRFSISWSRILPRGKLSGGVNKEGIAFYNNLINELLSNGIQPFVTIYHWDLSQALEDEYGGFLSPLVVNDFVDFAELCFKEFGDRVKHWITMNEPYIFTNGGYDSGNSAPGRCSPWQSNNCANGNSATEPYVVAHNLILCHAATVSLYKKKYQKSQKGDIGITLVAQWLVPYTNSELDAKAAQRAIDFMYGWFIDPLVYGDYPSIMRTIVGDRLPNFTPEQAKMVKGSFDFIGLNYYTSNYAAHLPSSNNVNISSATDPHVHVTGERDGKPIGDPTGVNIFFDYPKGLRDLLVYTKEKYNNPTIYITENGMGDRSITMKDAIRDRQRVKFYRGHLLAVQESIELGVKVKGFFAWSFLDTFEWTDGYKLRFGMYYVDYTDKLKRYPKYSALWFRKHFHKEASKLHYSRYMRSWIPRILSSYM, encoded by the exons atGGCAATACAATTAGGATCTTTACTAGTAGCAGCAGATTTGGTTTTTTTCTACACATTTGCAATATTTTTTGCCAATTGCGTCGCTTCTACTTCGATAAATCGCAATAGCTTTCCTGAAGGTTTTATGATCGGTGCATCATCTTCTGCTTATCAA TATGAAGGTGCGGCATATGAAAGTGGTAAAGGACCTAGTATATGGGATACTTTCACTCACAAATTTCCAGGAAAAATATCTGAGGGAACTAATGGGGATGTAGGAGACAACTTTTATAATACGTATAAG GATGATGTGAAACTGATGAAGTTTGTGGGAATGGATGCTTTCAGATTTTCAATATCCTGGTCAAGAATATTACCTC GTGGCAAGTTAAGTGGAGGAGTCAATAAGGAAGGCATTGCATTTTACAACAATCTCATCAATGAGCTTTTATCTAATG GTATACAACCATTTGTGACAATATACCATTGGGATCTTTCACAAGCACTAGAAGATGAGTATGGCGGCTTTCTTAGCCCTCTTGTTGT GAATGATTTTGTGGACTTCGCGGAGCTTTGCTTCAAAGAGTTTGGAGATAGAGTGAAGCATTGGATCACCATGAATGAGCCTTATATTTTCACAAATGGTGGCTATGACTCAGGCAATTCTGCTCCAGGCCGATGCTCTCCATGGCAATCCAACAATTGTGCTAATGGAAACTCAGCAACTGAGCCTTATGTTGTTGCCCACAATTTGATTCTGTGTCACGCTGCAACAGTAAGTCTATACAAGAAGAAGTACCAAAAGTCTCAAAAGGGAGACATAGGAATTACACTTGTGGCTCAATGGTTGGTACCGTACACCAATAGTGAACTTGATGCCAAAGCAGCCCAACGAGCCATTGACTTCATGTATGGATG GTTTATTGATCCATTGGTTTATGGAGATTATCCTTCAATTATGCGAACAATTGTGGGAGACAGGCTACCAAATTTTACCCCAGAGCAAGCTAAGATGGTGAAAGGGTCCTTTGACTTCATAGGACTAAATTATTATACCTCAAATTATGCGGCTCATCTTCCTTCCTCAAATAATGTTAATATTAGCAGTGCCACAGATCCTCATGTCCACGTCACAG GTGAAAGAGATGGAAAACCCATTGGTGATCCT ACTGGAGTGAACATCTTCTTTGACTATCCAAAAGGACTTCGAGATCTTCTAGTCTATACGAAGGAAAAGTACAATAACCCAACTATTTATATTACAGAGAATG GAATGGGTGATCGTAGCATCACAATGAAGGATGCAATAAGGGATCGTCAAAGAGTGAAATTTTATCGTGGTCACCTTTTGGCAGTTCAAGAATCCATAGA GCTGGGTGTGAAGGTTAAGGGTTTCTTTGCATGGTCATTTCTTGATACATTTGAATGGACAGATGGTTATAAGTTAAGATTTGGAATGTACTATGTGGATTACACTGATAAATTGAAGAGATACCCCAAATATTCAGCTCTTTGGTTTCGAAAACACTTTCACAAGGAAGCTTCTAAACTTCACTATTCTAGGTATATGCGCTCTTGGATTCCAAGGATCTTGAGTTCATATATGTGA